In Styela clava chromosome 6, kaStyClav1.hap1.2, whole genome shotgun sequence, the genomic window AAGCAACTACAGtgggattaatatgataaactcgatgaaaaagaaaaaacctcgattaaaattgtgattataCTTTACAGTTTAGATTTAAAAAAGTATCACAGTCACAATTTATGATATCCctcgataacgaatacccatcgctaagtaatcgagcaatcaaactgttgtccgtattttcaactaGTTACTTATGCgttaaaacattttcatcatcAGCTTTAATCAAAACGAAGCAGAGAAATCGGCCACACGCCGCTGCATAGCTACGTgatgcagaaacttctttgaggcctcgtttacAATCCTATATTTTTCATGTGAGATTTTTTTATGCTGCATTTCATATGCGTAATGAGTGTCCAGCACTGCATTtgattacgcaaatatatggtattattttgtttcactcatttcaatttttggctgTCACATtattcgatattttttttttgtgtgacaTGTTTTTGGGTGTGCCTTTTATGTCCAGGAGCATATTTAGTTTGGATTTCTGCCCATTGACAAATCACCCTTGCCTACTATGTCTCTTTAACTAATATCCCGAAATGAAACGAATAGATTTCTCCCAAAGTGATTTAATCCAGATATCAGTAAGACAAAGTGACCTGACAAACAATaaagatgaatattaaaatcAGTACAGGCAACCAGGCACAATACAAAGCAAGAATATACCAATTCACTTACATTTAAATGAGACTTTGTCAGAACAGATTATCCCAATGTAAGAAACTTAAGAAATAGAATATTCATACCCAATGACTATAGCACCATTAACAAGCTTATGAGAACAGATCTAAAGACAGACTAAAGCTCTAGACATTTAACCATAACAAGAAGTAATCAAGTAATCAGCCAATAATCGCGATGCAGTGAACCATACGTAAACACACCAAAAGTAAGTAGTACCAAGATAAATCAGTCAAATGTTCAAACCACTCCCCCCCAGTCTATGAATGCAATGAAAAAGACGATAATATTGAACATTGTTGATTCGGAGTAACTGATATGAGATTAGATGTCTTTCAACCCACACTGTAGCTCTTCTTTGGTCGCAATTAGACAAAGTTTATGTATTGGTCGATTGTATAAATTCCCATCGCTGTCTTTGATTGTAACACTTCTCACCAAGCCATCTGAACTGGGCATAATGTTGTGAACCAGTGCTTTTTTCCATAAACCTCTGGGTGCACTTCCGCCTTTAAATCCAGGTTGAAGAATTAATACGTAATCTTCCACTTGAAGATTGCGTCTTGTTCGAAACCATTTGTTAGCAAGTAATAGCTGAGGCGGTATGTGTTTCATCCATGTTTTCCAGAACACCTCAACTCTGTTTTCCGCCACTTTTAGCATGTCTCGTGGATTGAATCTCTCTTCTTGTGTAGTTTGAGGGACTACCTGCTTTTCATATGGATGTAAAAGAGTATTGCCAgtaatacaattatattccAAAGGGTTTCCATCTGGGAAAAGTGGTCGACTATTGATGATATAAGTAATTTCGTTGAGAACAGTTGTCCATTCTTCGTAGGTCATAAGAGCCCTGCTGTAATTCACCACTGATGCATCGAGTGCTTTGCGAACCGAGTTGATAAGCGATTCTACTACTCCATTCATATGTGACGCGTAAGGCACATTATATTTCCAATCAAATTTCGTTTGATTCTCTGCCATCTCATGTTGAATCAACTGAAAATTCCATTTCTCGATCCATTCCTTGATAGGCGTTTGACTAGCTTGAAATGTAGTACCTCCGTCGGAAAATACAAAAGCACGATGAATTCCCCTTATAGATACAAATCGTCTCCATGCCCGAAGGAACGAATTAGTATCCAGAGCCAGACACAGTTCCAGATGAATACAACGAGTGGTTGCACATGTAATAATTAAAACAGACGCGTTGATAACTACATTTCGAGATTGCTTTACTTTCAAGTATCCGAAAAAATCCATTGCTACAGAATTGAATGGTGCCATCTGTGGTTGCATTCGAAATGAAGGAAGTTCTCCCATGCGTTGCTGTAGCAACTTTCTACGACGAATCCTGCAAAATATACACATTGATGCTATTGATTTTAAGAGTATTCTTCCACCAATAAGAACAATACCGTCATTCTTCATATTTGCCAATATAACTCGATACCCTTGATGTAAGACCTTTTTATGATAGAACACTCCAAGAAGACGAACGAGGGAATGTTCGCCCGGAAGCACGACTGGATGCTTCATTTCCATATATAAATCAGTTCTAGTCAGTCTTCCACCAATACGAAGAATTCCGTGAGAATCGAATAACAAGTCTAATTTCCATAGAGTTTTGACAGCCTTCCCAAATTCATCAATCATAGATTTTTGACAAATTCTGAATATACACAATTTTGCTTTCTCTATGTATTGTACGACATCGGCAGGTTTAAATTCCAAATTGACAAATGATTTTTGCTGAAATGCACCCTTCATCCAAGCTGTCGCTCTTAGCAAGTCTTGCCATGAAGAAAAATTATCCGCTAAATCATTATCATTTTGATAAGGTAAATCTGCTTTAACGACGTTGAATTGTCTTTTTCCGCGATATGCTTTTGACTTAGTTGGTGGTTTTTCTTCCAATATTTCTTGACGTAATTCATCTAATTTTAAGTCATCATCATTCGGCCAATATTCCATTGGTTGCCTTAGAAATTCAGGTCCTTCATGCCAAATTGTAAGCTTCTTGCAGGAAATAGGTTTTGTTAAACAATCTGCAGCATTAAGAAGACTTGGAATGAATTTGACTTCTTTTGTTAGATTCTTATGTGTATCTTGAAATTCTTGTACTCTTGAAGCAACGAATGGTTTGAATTTTCCAGATTGGGAATTCAACCAATAAATAACAACTTTGCTGTCTAtccagaaatatttgaatgcaaTATTGTACGGTAGTGCTTTACTTATTTCATGCACCAATCTGCTCATGCCTATTGCTCCCATTAGCTCCTTTCTTGGAGTACTTTTGTGTTTGAGTGGCGCCACAAATCCTTTTGCTGCAACGAATGTTAGCTTAACTCCACCTGTTGTAGGCCACCGTAAGAACACACAAGTGCCATAGGCTAAATCTCCACCGTCTGAAAATGCGTGCAGTTGAGGAGGTCCAGTTGTGTTTTCAGGTTTTAGACGTCTTGGAGTTGAAACTTGAGCTAACTTGGACATTTCTTGAACATTGTTATACCAGCATTTGACCACATCATCTGGCAAAGTTTGGTCCCAGCTAAATCCATCTGCCCAGATCTTTTGAAGATCTATTCTATACTGCATTGTGACTGGAAGTAAATAACCCAGAGGGTCCCACAATTTCATTACACATGCTAATGCTTTTCTTTTAGAAAATCCTGTTTGCATGAAAGAAATGTCTTTGAATTTTGAACTGAAACTGTCATCAGTTTTATTCCAGGAATGACCAAGAACATCAACAACTTTTTCACCAGGATTTTGATCTACTTCAGGATGGTTTGAGTTCCAAATCTTTATAGAGAATTTTCCACGAATAAGTATTTGATCAACATCATTGATAACCTTGTTTGCAAGAATGTGATTCGAAACAGAATGGCTGACGTCATCAATGTATGTATCTTTGTCCAATACAACAGCTCCAAGAGGATGATCTTTTCGAAATTTATCGGCtaaaaatttaattgtaaaGCATGCCAAGTCAGGACTAGATTTATCTCCGAACATAACCCGAAGCCATTGAAAGATTGTTGGTTGCAACGATGAATCACCATAGCGCCAAAGGAAACGATGAAATTTCTGATCGACTTCTGCCATTTGAATTTGATTAAACATTTTCGATATATCACCAGCAATAGCCACACTATCAGCTCGCCATGCCATGAAACATCTGAACAAAGAATTCGCAAAGCTGGGGCCTTTCTCTAAACCATCATTGAGACATGTGCCCTTAAAAGGACACGCAGAATCAAATACTATTCTTAATTTTGTTGAGGTTTTATCCGGACGCTCTACGATACGATGATTGAGGTACCATGCATTTTCAACTTTAGCCGTTTTCGTTTCAACCGGTGTTAGTCGTCGTACCACGCCTCGCTGAAGCAGATTTTTAATCTCCATATTATACTCTTCCGTTTTTCCTTTTCTATACAATTCTTGTTCCCgttttttcatttgttcatACGCCTTCTCAAAATTGTTGTGCAATTTTTCTGGGAAACCAGGTTTCCATGGCATTTTGACACAAACTCGGCCATCAGCACTAATATTGGTTGTCGCTTTTACATGTTTGATAAATGCTGATTCTGCAATTTCTGAGTTAGAACAAACACACAAAGTTGTGGGTTGCACTCCAAGAACTTCACCATGGAAAAACTTGCGCAACTCTTCATTTTCTAATGATgaaaaactattaatatttgCTACATGATTGAAAGATCGTTGCGGTGCTTGAATAATGCCTCCATATAGATAGCATCCAAGAGATGTGAAAGCTGCTGAAGGATGATTATCGGGATCAATTGGCGAACGTAATGTATGCATTGTTTGAATTAAAGGTGCATAATCTCTACCAACAAGAACATCGACTGTTTTTTGCCCAACTGGTATTTTATCCTGAATTCCTCTTAGATAATCAAACTGTTTAAGAATAGATGGCGGAATTGGTGTAACATCGTGACAAGGTTTTCTCACAGCCGTAACTCTGATATCGAATATCTGGTCTCGTGAAAGAGGTCTAACTTTTAAATTATAATCTTCAGAAGGTTCTTCATGAATGGCTCCTCCTGCGACACCAAACCGAATTGTTCCATGACCTATTGCCTTTTGTTTCAATGATTTTGCAAAATTACGTCTTACCAAAGAATGGTTACTGCCACCATCAAGAAAGAAATTTGCCTTGATCCATGTTTTGTCACTCGCCTGCACTTCTGCAACAAGTAATGGAGAATAATCCAAATTAAAAGTGCTCAATTGTCTTGAATGCATCTGAGATTGGTTGAATACTGCTGCATTAGAGTGAATATGTTGACTTTCCAAATTCGAGTCGTTCATACCAGAATTTCTCATTGTATTGTAATTTCCCTGTACGTTTCCGGGACATAATGACCAATGATGTTGTCTTCGGTTACAATTTACACAGCTATCGGCTATTGTTCTTGCACAATTTCTTGCAAAGTGAGTTCCTAGACATATAAAACATCTTCGATCATCTGCTATAAAGTTTTTTCTTTCAGGAATTGATAGGTTTTGATATTTGTTGCAGTCTATAAGGCGGTGCTGAATTCCACATCCAAAAATACAAGTGACTGTCCTTCGACGTGGCTGAACTGAACCCATGTTATCATTCTCGTCTGTAGCATGATTAACCGTATTGAAATTAGATCTTGGCGACTGGTTTTGTCTCGGTCGAAACCTCATATTCTCGCTTTGACTGATAAAGTTACCAGATATTTCCAACGCTGTAGCTTCAGATCTCAGAAAATTCGTTATAGATTCCAAGTTATGATTACCTTTGCTGGAACTATTATATCGCAGTGCAGTGTCTGCATCTAGACACTCTAAGGCTCTATTGACAGAAATAACCGAGTTTGCATCCTGTTTTAACCCAAGATCTTCCATACGTCGgcagaagagagaaatttcgtGAGCTAGTCGCCTAAGGTTCGCTGGATTACGAGAGGTCTTATATAAAGGTTTTATTTGCTCGTATTGCTTGATTACTTCACGTTGAACTACTGATTTAGGAATACGCTCTTCCAGGCGTTCCCATACACTTGAAATTGATTTACAGTCACATATCATTGTTTGATATTCGTTTGGCATTGCACCATTGCGTAAAAGCCATGAAATTTGCACTAAATCATCCGTAATTCTAGCATGGTGCATTATATGTGTGAAACGTTCTTTCCAGGTATAAAAGTCTACTTTTTGTCCGTTCCAGCATGGCGGATCCATACCACATAACTTAATCATAGGAGGATCATTATTATAATTGTTTTGAGTGGTTACAAGAGATGATATCACCGGCTTTATATCTAGTTTGTCTTCATATTTCTCAAAATCGATTGCAATCTTGTTTTCCAAACGTAAAATTTCTTCACTAAATTTGGATATAACGGGTTTTTCCTCACTTTGTGTAGTACTGTCTTCTTCAATTAGAGCCAATTCCATAGTATCAATTAGACAGACCAAAAATGCTATTTTATCGTTAGCATCATGAAACAGTATTTTGACCTTTTCAAAATCTCTTCTTTCCAGAGAGTGCTCAAATCGTGTTAAAATTCTTTCCAAATTTACTTTGAGTACCGGAAACTTACTCTTGAGTTGTTTGAAATTCTGACCTTGAAAATATTCTGCCATTGTTAGTTGGCATTCTTGCTTTGATGTATTGCTGAATCCTCGAAAGGTTGAAGAAGAACTGCTTGATTCAGACTCCAGTTTGTAGGTGTAGGTGCAGTATCATTAAATGTCACTAGTTTGGATTTCTGCCCATTGACAAATCACCCTTGCCTACTATGTCTCTTTAACTAATATCCCGAAATGAAACGAATAGATTTCTCCCAAAGTGATTTAATCCAGATATCAGTAAGACAAAGTGACCTGACAAACAATaaagatgaatattaaaatcAGTACAGGCAACCAGGCACAATACAAAGCAAGAATATACCAATTCACTTACATTTAAATGAGACTTTGTCAGAACAGATTATCCCAATGTAAGAAACTTAAGAAATAGAATATTCATACCCAATGACTATAGCACCATTAACAAGCTTATGAGAACAGATCTAAAGACAGACTAAAGCTCTAGACATTTAACCATAACAAGAAGTAATCAAGTAATCAGCCAATAATCGCGATGCAGTGAACCATACGTAAACACACCAAAAGTAAGTAGTACCAAGATAAATCAGTCAAATGTTCAAACCAATATTGAGTGCCCTACATTGCATTATTTTACgcaaatatgttacattttttatgttccagtcattttaattttttgccgTTCCGCAAGtacattcaatttaattttaccggtccgccaggtagaaaggttgggaaccactgacctagAGTACATCATCGCCAATAAGTACACATTATATTTCTACCTGATTATGAAATGTGTAGTCAGAAAATCTGGCATCAGAGCTGAGCAATTCATCAATGGCTAAATCTGGAGAACAAGTTGTTATGCATCGACGAATAACTGCAGTAAAATTCTTTAGCCATATTTGACGCGTTTTTACAGTTATTGTTGTTGGTTCGACTAGTTTTGAGGCAAGATGCTGACGATATAGAAGATATCTGTAAaggaaatttgatataaaaaatggaatcgggatatttttttttccaaatggGAGATGCTTTGACCATTTATGTAGTAGTAGTACttgcatatttatcctggaggagAGAAAAGAATGGGAATggaacgcttagcacaatgcgccactgGATATCATCAAGATGTCAAAGGTGATGtgacaattgaaattttaagaaGTCGCTTAGACAATTTTTAATTCAAGATTCTCAGGCATGGCTGGAAACATTATCTAGCAATTGATTAGTTTTTTCGTTGTCTCCAAAACTTGGGTACAAATTAAACAATTGAATGATTATTTTGTCTTACTAAAAGTTTTAATTCAGTTACAAGGATCAAAAATGAGTCCTGAGAAGAGAaactaaaattagctatcaataCTTTTGCATTTTACAATGATGGTATCAAGAAGTATCCAAATAAGTATTTCGAggaaaatgaattatttgaatatacttttatttttattattaaaaaaatttgcgaaTCTGATTATAAAGTCCCACCTTAGCCATATTTGTCTTCTATCATTTTCATCACCCACATCCACAATTGCCTTTTCATAATAATCCAGTATAACGTTGACAGATTCGCTGGATAAATCGAGAATTACACTGAAAAGAACATGATACACCATAAAGCattgttcaaaaatgaataGAATCCAAATAAGAATTCTATTACGATTTCCGTAATCACAAACATTGATTGAGTGGCACATCAGGATATTTCTGGAtctacagggtgtccataaagtccctttatgatttcaattttgttacgaagtcagttctgaatatatcttaaccaggtttgttgtttttcaatcagtgaattcaaaagtatttttacttcatcgatctcgataagtatgttgataggtatttgtttgtttgtttgtctgtcagacactttcgtatgttacgcgatatctcacgaaagcaaggttgaatctactccaaattttgcatgtgcattcaatatatattgaatcagaagcctattgcttttggatgaattatgtcgtataattagcaagttattaattaattagtgatgggacatgcgGTGTCGCTATttagtcagagcgaaggaatcgaaaccgcagagACGGTCTCCGATTGCTAGCTAGTTTAATACATCTGAGGGCCGAAACAATATATGACATCGATAAATACcatttgcaatattaaaaaaaattgagacacCCAATACATCTTAACACTCATAATTTCAACACCCTTGATCTATTTCACTTACATGTAAATCATCCATAAATATGCTTTGTTCTTCCCAACAATTTTCCAACTAATTCCCGGTAAAAGAGAAAGATGTTTGTCAGTTAATGAATCCGATAATCTCAATAAGTAGTGAAATAATTTCTTCAATTCTGATAAATTAATCACATCTATATCTgaaaaagaaaccaaaatgaagCTAAAATTGAGAacctaatattaatattaaaatcatgtCATCACTTAGGGTGTAATAAACTAGGCAATGCCGAAACCTGGTAACTACAGGGTGGTGGCTAGAAAAACAGTACCAACCTAAAACAACCAAGAACCTAAAAGAAAACACACATTTTATTTGTGGTGTCATGtgaccttcaaattttctgcttttttatCGACCACCCTGGTGTATTTCACATGATGAATcttgattttataaaaactaCGAAACTTTTACCTATTTTCAAATAAGCTGAAGCACAAGTTTCAAAATACAAAAGTGCAGCATCAATGTCCGATGATTCTTGATTCAATTGAAACAAAGCTGCTTCATAACAAAGTTTTGCATCATATGGATTTTCTGTCACAGCTTCTTCAAAGACctttaaaaaagtaatattaaatAGATAAGATCTTCTTGCCTGTTTGTCCTATCCATGACTGTTATAATATCCCATTAAAAATAAGTATGCATTAACGATTTGACATTTCTCATTTATTACcacaagaaaaataatttttttattttttcaaacttaacataataattttgatatttcagtgccttttttatgcttttaatgGCTCAGTTATAGTTACATAGTTTATAGCTTTTTCAAGCTGCAAAATAACATTTCAAACGCCCAAATATCTGTTTTTCAGGCACTTCGTAATTTTCTCACACAACACATTTTGACAACAATACCAAACACGCAGAAATTTCACAGCCAAATAGCATGGGAAACAAGTTTTTCGCAGTTTCCCATGGCAATTCAAAACACTTCACGACAAAAATAGTACTTTTGTAGCCATTCAAATTTAATGAATGGAAACATTCCAACCTCTGAAATCTAAACGAATGCAACAATTCAATATAAATACTTTGCTTGCTACAGTAGTACAGTCGGCTGCTTAATGCAGTAGGTTGGCATGCATAGATGTATTTGCCTCAACTTTataaataacaaatagtaaGATAGAAGTTTCATTGAAATGGAATTGCAACTTGATTAATTTTAGACAGAAATGTATGCTAGACTGCATTTGAGTTTCAATTCTAATGTTTGCTTTAAACAGGCGTTAAATATGAGTAAGGGTATACCATATTGGATGTTTTTGAGCATTCAATTGCTCGTCAACCAAGTATATTGCAATCAAAGAATTTGcatgcaaattgaaaatgtcaatgCAGAAGAAACCTACCCAATTCCACCACAACGAAGTTCACAGGGTGTTCCGGGCAAACGTGGGCCACCTGGTGAAATTGGCCCAAAAGGATCACAAGGGCCCAGAGGCCCAAAAAGAATTGTCGATTATGAAAGAATGAACGCAGCAATAGAATCAGGTAATTTAACTTAATATTTAATTCGTTATTGATTGTAAGCATCAGTGGGGCTTGTATAAAGCCTTGTTTGAGTGGAAGATCTTGCAGATTTCCCTTTAAAGGAATATATTGAGGTTTACttcttattgtatatatatatagtttaaatGATGATATAATGACTGTTCGTATGAATGGACTTCGTATAGATAAACCTAAGAATGTGGTTTTGGCAGAACATCCAATAATATTCCGTTGCAAATCTATTCACTTATTCATTggtattaaattgaaataaggtATCCCTAACAttgattcatttaaaaatttagtttgtttgATTTATACTATTAGTTCAGCGACCCATACTTTTATATGTAACTTGTTGCAGCGATAAATGATCTGCGGACAGAAACGGAAGAGAAGATGAATAAAACTATGAATGATCTTCAGCAGAGGATGGGTAATAGTTACTAAACTATAAGTTATGTAAAACTGTTTTGTTAACATTACATGATGAATTTTTTGTCAAGGAGTTCTCAAACCTAAAATGCAAACTGGAAACATAAAAATTGTTGGGCAAATAAAATTCAGAATCCAGAATTCCCAACatgaatttaattcatttttaaatagagccaattgaaaatttcattttcta contains:
- the LOC144424493 gene encoding zinc finger C3H1 domain-containing protein-like, producing the protein MRLEISQQKLDAANSCNFLCKTMTTAIQKLLLNEETIRQMKKKVTDISMMWADVLVKRGDSLAATQVFEEAVTENPYDAKLCYEAALFQLNQESSDIDAALLYFETCASAYLKIDIDVINLSELKKLFHYLLRLSDSLTDKHLSLLPGISWKIVGKNKAYLWMIYIVILDLSSESVNVILDYYEKAIVDVGDENDRRQIWLRYLLYRQHLASKLVEPTTITVKTRQIWLKNFTAVIRRCITTCSPDLAIDELLSSDARFSDYTFHNQVASIYLSCFHTRQHISTAYNFLTDLMPYNVPLLLR
- the LOC120335721 gene encoding uncharacterized protein LOC120335721, which translates into the protein MAEYFQGQNFKQLKSKFPVLKVNLERILTRFEHSLERRDFEKVKILFHDANDKIAFLVCLIDTMELALIEEDSTTQSEEKPVISKFSEEILRLENKIAIDFEKYEDKLDIKPVISSLVTTQNNYNNDPPMIKLCGMDPPCWNGQKVDFYTWKERFTHIMHHARITDDLVQISWLLRNGAMPNEYQTMICDCKSISSVWERLEERIPKSVVQREVIKQYEQIKPLYKTSRNPANLRRLAHEISLFCRRMEDLGLKQDANSVISVNRALECLDADTALRYNSSSKGNHNLESITNFLRSEATALEISGNFISQSENMRFRPRQNQSPRSNFNTVNHATDENDNMGSVQPRRRTVTCIFGCGIQHRLIDCNKYQNLSIPERKNFIADDRRCFICLGTHFARNCARTIADSCVNCNRRQHHWSLCPGNVQGNYNTMRNSGMNDSNLESQHIHSNAAVFNQSQMHSRQLSTFNLDYSPLLVAEVQASDKTWIKANFFLDGGSNHSLVRRNFAKSLKQKAIGHGTIRFGVAGGAIHEEPSEDYNLKVRPLSRDQIFDIRVTAVRKPCHDVTPIPPSILKQFDYLRGIQDKIPVGQKTVDVLVGRDYAPLIQTMHTLRSPIDPDNHPSAAFTSLGCYLYGGIIQAPQRSFNHVANINSFSSLENEELRKFFHGEVLGVQPTTLCVCSNSEIAESAFIKHVKATTNISADGRVCVKMPWKPGFPEKLHNNFEKAYEQMKKREQELYRKGKTEEYNMEIKNLLQRGVVRRLTPVETKTAKVENAWYLNHRIVERPDKTSTKLRIVFDSACPFKGTCLNDGLEKGPSFANSLFRCFMAWRADSVAIAGDISKMFNQIQMAEVDQKFHRFLWRYGDSSLQPTIFQWLRVMFGDKSSPDLACFTIKFLADKFRKDHPLGAVVLDKDTYIDDVSHSVSNHILANKVINDVDQILIRGKFSIKIWNSNHPEVDQNPGEKVVDVLGHSWNKTDDSFSSKFKDISFMQTGFSKRKALACVMKLWDPLGYLLPVTMQYRIDLQKIWADGFSWDQTLPDDVVKCWYNNVQEMSKLAQVSTPRRLKPENTTGPPQLHAFSDGGDLAYGTCVFLRWPTTGGVKLTFVAAKGFVAPLKHKSTPRKELMGAIGMSRLVHEISKALPYNIAFKYFWIDSKVVIYWLNSQSGKFKPFVASRVQEFQDTHKNLTKEVKFIPSLLNAADCLTKPISCKKLTIWHEGPEFLRQPMEYWPNDDDLKLDELRQEILEEKPPTKSKAYRGKRQFNVVKADLPYQNDNDLADNFSSWQDLLRATAWMKGAFQQKSFVNLEFKPADVVQYIEKAKLCIFRICQKSMIDEFGKAVKTLWKLDLLFDSHGILRIGGRLTRTDLYMEMKHPVVLPGEHSLVRLLGVFYHKKVLHQGYRVILANMKNDGIVLIGGRILLKSIASMCIFCRIRRRKLLQQRMGELPSFRMQPQMAPFNSVAMDFFGYLKVKQSRNVVINASVLIITCATTRCIHLELCLALDTNSFLRAWRRFVSIRGIHRAFVFSDGGTTFQASQTPIKEWIEKWNFQLIQHEMAENQTKFDWKYNVPYASHMNGVVESLINSVRKALDASVVNYSRALMTYEEWTTVLNEITYIINSRPLFPDGNPLEYNCITGNTLLHPYEKQVVPQTTQEERFNPRDMLKVAENRVEVFWKTWMKHIPPQLLLANKWFRTRRNLQVEDYVLILQPGFKGGSAPRGLWKKALVHNIMPSSDGLVRSVTIKDSDGNLYNRPIHKLCLIATKEELQCGLKDI